The window CTTGACCTGGCTACCCTGCTGCGTCGCACGGGCTTTGGTATCAAACTACGCTTTCTTATATCAATGCTCATTGTGTCGCTAATACCTGTGAGCTTATTTGCTGTGCTTTTTTATGAATCTGTCTATCGGCTAGAGGGGAGGAAAACCTGGCTGCTTCTCAGTGGCATCCTCCTCTTGACTGTTTTGACGGCAACCTGGGTCTTCCTCCCAATTGTGCGCCCCATCCGTCGGGCAACGCGCCGGATCGCAGCTACCACCGACGAAGTGCGGCGCCTGACCATTGACGCCCAACGTATTGCCGGCGAGCAGCAGGTCGGGACCTCCATTTTAGCGGCGGTCAGCCGACACCTGGCGGTGCGTCACACGGCCATTGTGCGTGATATCTCCCTGATCGCCCGAACGTGCCAGGGCCTGCAGCCTCGTTTGGCCCTGCTGCTTCAGCGGGCCCAGGCCAACCACGAGGGCGAGGCCCTGGAAGCGCTGATAGCGCTCCGTCATGGATTGCAGCAAATCTCATTTCTTGCTGGTCGAATGTCTGATGCCTATGAGCGCGATAGGTTGCCGGAGCAGCTAGATAAAGCCATGAAGAGCGCCCAGGAGATCGCGGCCCAGTTCAACGAGGCCAGTCAGCAGCTTGCCAAAGATCTAGAGCAGCTTGAGCTGGCCACCGAGGCACTGATGTAGACTGCTCAAGGGCGATCGAAGGGATCTCCCTGCCCGGCGCGGAAGGCAAGTGAACTGGTCAGTTTGCTGGAGGACGATGGGGACAGCGATGCGATGTACACCAAGGATTTTGCCAGCTTGCTGCAACTCCTGGGTCTGTCTCAGCAGAGTGGGACGCTGATCGTGCTTCGCCAGGGAGAAGCCTGGCAGGCCAGTGTGCAGCTACAGAAGGGGCGTCCTCTCTCGTGTGTCATTATCAGTCTGGTCGATGGGCGGCTCCTCATGAGCGGTGCTCAGGCGATTGACTGGCTGGCCAGGCGAGGAGAATTACAGTGGCATCTGGCGGCAGAAGAGCAGATGGAGGCCGCCGCCCCGGCGCCTGGTCCTGGCCAGCGCCTCACCTCGCCTCCATTCTCTGCACAGGAGCCAGGGCTTTCCCATCTGGTACCTTGCCGGCTGTCCCAGTCGCCTCCTCTCTCGTCCTGGTCGCGTGAGGAACGACTGATCTTTGCCCTGGTTGATGGAAGCCGCACAGTGACTGAAATCGCCCATCTGCTCCGTCGCTCACCAGATCAGATTATGCCTCTACTCCTTTCCATGTCTCAAAAGCGGGCTATCACGCTCAAAGAGATCCGTAAGTGAAATATAGACATAATTATATATACCTACGGTAGAGGGAGAGAGCCATGAACTCGTTTGCATCTCCGCTAGCGCCCGAGCAGCGCCCATCTGCTGGAGATCGAGCGCAGCTGGAAAGTCGCCCTGTCTTGCCGAGCGAGCATTTCCCGCTGGGGCGCTTGCCGCGCGTCCTCCGTCCGCGAGATCTGACGGTGCTCTGTCTATTCGCTGTGCTTCTCATTAACAATGTCCAGACGGTTGGGGCGGCGGGAGGGGGGGGCCTGCTGTACTGGACGCTGGGGTTTCTCTGCTTTCTCGTTCCCTCAGCGCTAGTCTGTGCTCAGCTCTATCGCCTCTTTCCCGGCGAAGGGGCGGTTTACTTATGGGCGAATCGGGCCTTTGGCAATTTCTGGGACACCTTTCTAGGCTTTTTCTGCAACTGGTGGCCGGGGGCCATTGGTTTAACTGTGGAGGCTGAAGCTGCCGTCGCCAGCATTCAGGGACTCAAGAGCGACTGGCTCACGCTGCCCTGGGAGCAGGGAGTGGCGGCGATCCTGATCTTGCTGGCAGCGCAGTTGCTCTGTGCTCTCGGCCAGAAGCAACTGCAGCGCATCTTGAACGTTGCCCTCGTTGCCTATGCCCTCATGTTCGGACTTGTGGGCCTGGCTGGCCTCGGGTGGCTGCTGAGTGGTCAGCCGCTGCGCGGAGACTTCTCGGCCCAGTCCTGGCAGCTCAGCCCCTCTAGCCTGCCGGTGCTGGCCATCGTCACCGTCGCCTTACTAGGGATAGCTGTGCCCTTGAATATGGGGGGCGAGGTCGTGGACTCGCAGCGCAGTGAGCGTTACCTCCTGTGGGGAACGCTCATCATTATCGCAGGCTACCTCTTGGCCACCTTTGGCGTTCTGGCCGTCCTTTCTCCCGCGGAGCTGAAAGAGCCGGGCTTCGTCTCTGTGCTCTTCAGCCATGTTTTTGGTGATGAGGTCGGCTATATTATTTCAGATTGCTATTATCTTACAATGTTCTTCTATTTCATTTGTGCAACAGCGGCCTACAATGCCATGTTCGCGCGTCTGCTCTTCGTCGCGGGCCTGGATCGGCGCTTGCCTCGTGCTCTGGCGCGTCTCAACGCCAGCGGGGTGCCTTTCAATGCCATGTTGTTGCAGACAGCCATGAATATAATCTTTCTTATTATCATATTCTTTATTGCTCCTGCAGCGCCTAACCAGGAGTTAGCCCTCGCCGTCTTCCTGGTCGTCATTAATGGGGCCTCGGTCATCTGGGACATAGCGATGATCAGTCTCTTCCTCAGCGGCATTCTCCTCTGTGGTCGTTTCGGTCGACAGCTGCGCCAGCGCTGGGTGGTGCCGCCGCCGCTTTTTTACCTGGCTACTGTGCTTGGGATCGCCCTGACTGGTGTCGCCATCGGTTGTACCTTTTTCGCTGGGTCGCCAGTACCGGAGGTCTTGAGCAACGAAGACTGGGGCTTCTGGGTTTTGCTCTTTGTGCTGGCCAGCCTGACGGTGGGAGCGATCTACAGCTTTCTGGTGCCGGAGGCGGAGGACCTGGCGGCCCTCTTGCCAGTGCCGTCGAGCGGCCCGACAGTTGGGGCACCGCTGGCGGCCAGCTCCCTGGAGCACATGGCCTCTCCCGCTGGCTCTGTTCCCGGCGCGCTCACTGGCGGTCCGGGGGAGGGGCGTCCTCTCCAGGGGGGCATCTCACATCAGTCTGAGCCGTCGCCGTGGCCACGGCCCGGCTCGCTTCCCGGTCCTGGGGGATGGAGGCCATAGGGTGGGCGCTCTCGTACCTGCCTGCTATCCGCCTGGGTCTGGTGTGGTGGAGTGCTCAACGCAACGGCGGCATGCCGGGTCTGGCCAGAGTTAGCCTGACAGGAGGCGATGAGCCTGGGGCGCTGAGCAAGTGTCACGCGAGATGAGAAGAGAAAGGAACGATGCAAGATGAGTGAAAGCCAGATGCAGACCTCATCGGAGCTGTCTCCTCAAAGCGAGGCGCAGATCTATACCTTACGCAAGAACAGCCTGGGTCTCTTCGATGCCATTGCCCAGTCGGTGGCTCTGCTCTCGCTGGAGATGGGCATTGCTCTCTCCAGCTCCTTTGCCGCCGCTTCGGCGGGGGTAGCCGTGCCGCTGGCCTATGTTGTCGCTGGTCTTGCCAGTCTCTGTCTGGCCTACGTCATCATTCGTTTTACCAGGCGCTTTGCCAGTGCTGGGGGTCTCTATACCTATATTGCTCAAGGGCTTGGGCCGCAGGCTGGCTTTATTGGCGGCTGGATGTATGGCGGGGCTTTTGCTGCCGGGGCTTCCTTCACACTTGCTATTTCCAGTATCTTTCTTGATCAGTTGTTGGAACATCTGGGGCTGACGCTTCACTGGTTCGTCATTTTCTGTATCTTACTGGTGCTCCTCTTTATCCTGGCCTTCTTTGATGTCCGGCTCTCGACGCGAACGCAGCTACTGCTCTCCTTTATCGGTCTACTCTCGGTCCTCGCCCTGGCTGTGATTATCCTGGCCCGTGGTGGAGCGAGCGGCATTAGCTTCACCCCCTTGTCGCCGGCTGGACTGGCGGGTGGCTGGTCCTCGCTCTTCTTCGCCGCCATCTTCAGCTTCACCTCGTTTATTGGCTTCGAGGCGGCGGCGGTGCTTGGAGAAGAGACACAGCGTCCGCGTCAGGCTATTCCCTGGGCCATTCTGACAGCGGTGCTGGTGGCCATTCTCTACTATGTCCTGGTCTCCTTTGCGATGGCCAACGGCTATGGAGTGGCGCACATCGATCAATGGGCCAGGGACGAAGCGCCTCTGGACACGCTGGCAACGCGCTACGCAGGGGCCTTCCTGGCGACCCTCATTGACCTCATGGTTGCCATTGGGGCCTTTAGCGCCACGCTGGCGGGGGTTGTTCTGGCTTCGCGCATGATGTTCGCCGTCGGGCGCGATGGTGGCTTACCGGCAGTCTTTGCCGTGACCCACCCTCGCTACAAGACCCCCTGGGTGGCGATTCTGGTAGTGCTGGCTCTGACGCTGGTACTGGGGGCTGCACTGGGGACGCAGCTGGGACCGTTCCTCTTCTTCGGCTTCATGGCGACGACGGCCTCGCTTGGGATTCTGCTGGCCTACATTCTGGTAGCCCTGTCGGGGATCGTGGCCTCTATCCGGGCCCGCATGCGCGGTGAGGGTGCTCCCCTGGCTCTGGCCTTTGATATCCTGCTGCCCTTGATTGCGATCATCATCTGCGCCTTTACTATCTATAGCTCGATTGTACCGGTGCCGCAGTTTCCGCTCAACCTGGCCCCCTATATTGCGGCGGCCTGGCTGGTCATTGGCCTGGGACTGCTGGTCGCTCTCCAGCTACGCCGCCCGCAGCAGGTGCAGCGCTTCGGGAAAATCCTGGGAGAGCACGTCAGCGAGTAGGCGATGAGAGAGCACTTGACGACGAAAGAGAACCTGGCAGGAGGAAAAGCGATGACAGAGGCAATGGAGCAGTCGGGAACAGGA is drawn from Thermogemmatispora onikobensis and contains these coding sequences:
- a CDS encoding APC family permease, with the protein product MNSFASPLAPEQRPSAGDRAQLESRPVLPSEHFPLGRLPRVLRPRDLTVLCLFAVLLINNVQTVGAAGGGGLLYWTLGFLCFLVPSALVCAQLYRLFPGEGAVYLWANRAFGNFWDTFLGFFCNWWPGAIGLTVEAEAAVASIQGLKSDWLTLPWEQGVAAILILLAAQLLCALGQKQLQRILNVALVAYALMFGLVGLAGLGWLLSGQPLRGDFSAQSWQLSPSSLPVLAIVTVALLGIAVPLNMGGEVVDSQRSERYLLWGTLIIIAGYLLATFGVLAVLSPAELKEPGFVSVLFSHVFGDEVGYIISDCYYLTMFFYFICATAAYNAMFARLLFVAGLDRRLPRALARLNASGVPFNAMLLQTAMNIIFLIIIFFIAPAAPNQELALAVFLVVINGASVIWDIAMISLFLSGILLCGRFGRQLRQRWVVPPPLFYLATVLGIALTGVAIGCTFFAGSPVPEVLSNEDWGFWVLLFVLASLTVGAIYSFLVPEAEDLAALLPVPSSGPTVGAPLAASSLEHMASPAGSVPGALTGGPGEGRPLQGGISHQSEPSPWPRPGSLPGPGGWRP
- a CDS encoding APC family permease, with the protein product MSESQMQTSSELSPQSEAQIYTLRKNSLGLFDAIAQSVALLSLEMGIALSSSFAAASAGVAVPLAYVVAGLASLCLAYVIIRFTRRFASAGGLYTYIAQGLGPQAGFIGGWMYGGAFAAGASFTLAISSIFLDQLLEHLGLTLHWFVIFCILLVLLFILAFFDVRLSTRTQLLLSFIGLLSVLALAVIILARGGASGISFTPLSPAGLAGGWSSLFFAAIFSFTSFIGFEAAAVLGEETQRPRQAIPWAILTAVLVAILYYVLVSFAMANGYGVAHIDQWARDEAPLDTLATRYAGAFLATLIDLMVAIGAFSATLAGVVLASRMMFAVGRDGGLPAVFAVTHPRYKTPWVAILVVLALTLVLGAALGTQLGPFLFFGFMATTASLGILLAYILVALSGIVASIRARMRGEGAPLALAFDILLPLIAIIICAFTIYSSIVPVPQFPLNLAPYIAAAWLVIGLGLLVALQLRRPQQVQRFGKILGEHVSE